DNA sequence from the Acanthochromis polyacanthus isolate Apoly-LR-REF ecotype Palm Island chromosome 5, KAUST_Apoly_ChrSc, whole genome shotgun sequence genome:
TTTGTGAAAGACAGAACATTTGAAAAGCAAtgtatagtaaaaaaaatagaaaatataccTGTATTATGTTGAGACTGATCCCGGTGTGACAGTCGGCAGCTGAAGTGCCTCTGTAGAGATCATGTCTGTATGTTGTGGGCACCATTCACTTGCACTGAATACCATATAATAACATCCATTTCGTAACTGCGCCTGTGATTGTGTTCTCCTTGTGTAAGCAGTTGGTGTCTTCATTACACTGACTGCGTCTGGTCGGTTTGATAACATCATGCTGACTGTGCGtttccagaacctccagagTGGATGTTTGAGCCGGAGAGTCAGCTCAGTATGATTGGCTCCGATGTGCTCATCAAGTGCTCCGCCAGCGGGACTCCTCGGCCGACGACTACATGGAGGGTGAACGGCGTACCCCTGCAGGGTCAGTCCTTCAACTCACTTCACTGTGTTAAACTAGTCGTGATGACTGGAcagttttaaactgaaaaaaatccagattttctttttcttttcctttttgatGCAACATTTAACCTGAggaaaaactgtagaaaaaagTAAAGTTCTTAACACAAGATGAAGGTAAAATACTGTTGTTGATTGAATTCTACCTACTAGGATGTCACAGTGGTGTctaagaaaaatgttttcaatcatGACAATAATTGCAAAAGGGCGGAAGCCaagatgtaaaattatattcatattaatttactgttaaaacagttaaaactaCTGTACGTACCATCAAATAGTCAGTAAAACATGGTTTTCAAAAAGCCAGAAAGATTCCGGTCATGCTGTGAGAGATCCTCGGGAGAGCAAATTTACCGTTGGATACCAAAAGTGATCAATAAGGtgtttaaatatatttctttaatgaaaaataatgaaaggaAAACTATTTTTAGCCTGTTTTATTTGCCACGGATCCCTGGTGCAGTGTAAAGCCTTTTGTGGTTCGAGCAAAATCTGATGGATTTCTCCAAGTGATGTCACTTGAGTCAGTGCCGGCTGGAGCTGAAGACTACTAGATTGAAATAGAAAAAGAAGAGCTCAAGGCTCAAGGTTGCCTTAGCTGTGCCTAGCACAACACACTTGAAAATCCAGTTGAACTATGTGTGCTCGAGCTGCGATGTATGCCCAGTTCAGCCTTCAGAGACAGTAGAGATGGACTTTTTCAAGCGCTGACAGCAATAACACACTCTTGTAAACATAATTTAACCAGTAATGAAATGAATCGCAGTCTAACAGCAGCCCCaacagtttttctttgtattttaaggctaaaatgtatgcaagatgcAAAGTTTAGATCACAGTTCTGTAAACAGTCAGCAGAGGATGATGTGTATGTCAGTAGGGAGAACAGTCAGGAGGCAGAGTGGATCTTGATGTAGTTTAAAGATGACAGTAAAGTGGCAATAAGAAGTAGGAATGGATGGAAAACTTGAGAAAATTTAGGCTGATTTTGAACCTGGACTGTTTTGATAGTGGCGATATAAAACAAGTCAAACATAAGGCCAGCGGGCCCAAACTGGCTTGCCTGAGAGGCCAGGTCGGTCCGCGGGATGACTTGGCAAAGTGTGAAAGTTAAACGGGTGAAAACGAATACTTactatgaaaatatttaaagacattgaACATTGTGCAATGTAAtgtgagtcagcagcttcaTTATGAAAGAGGTCGGTTTGTTCTTGatgcactgccacaactttcATGTTATCTGTTTATGGAcaaattttatacatttacaaggcagggggACAACTTAACCTTTTCCTAAAATTGTTCCTCTTTTAGTTTGTATGGTGAGTCAGTTCAGGTGGgctactacacagatgtggaaatgaatgtaaatttaaaataatttccagatCTTGACAAATTGTAAGACACTATATTGTTCACTTCCAGACACCTGTGACAAAATCTTTTATACCTTTGTGGGTACACAaagatctgtaagttgtaaccTCAAATGATAAATTaaggcataatattgttaatatttcacttatttttcgtaagaaatttcaggtagttcataatgttttgcaaaaagacaattcattaaatgtatacattttcagaacgtatttttttgcactaaaacaaaggaaacatttggagtagttgttatttatcagttattaCATCATGATTTTACTGATCCATCCTACTAGAggtcaaattgggctgaatgtggcccctgacctaaaatgagtttgacacctctgatctAAAGCTTTTGACTTGTATCTCTTGTCTTTTACAGAATCTCCAGCAGCCAACAGGAAGGCATTTGACGATACCATAGTTTTGCATCACGCCAAACCGTCTGACAGCGCAGTCTATCAGTGTGAAGCCTCAAACAGGCATGGAACCCTTCTGTCCAATGCAAACATCATGATAATGAGTGAGTCAGACAGCTTTCATCTCTGTTAGCTGGTGTTCCCATCACTTCTGTCTTGCCATCAGGATTTTCTCGAGTACATGAACATGCAGTTCATGcaaagtatttgttttacagtgtttgtgagTAAGTGTCAGACTTTGCAGTGAGTCATTGTGAGACTGCTGACTGATGTGTCAAGCTTGAGAGCTGGCGCTGATGCTGGCATATGCCCATAAAGCAGTGAGAGCCCAGGGAACGAGAGCTGTCTACAAGCTGTACTCTTTCATTCAGGCTAGCAGTTCTCCCTGTGGAGCAACAAGCCCTGTTCCCTGCCATTTATATGCTAACACGTTCCCCCTCAATTCCATGCTGGTTTCGGTGCCATAAGATGAACATGTGCTGCTTTACAAGCGCAGATAAAAAAACGAAATGCACAATGTTGCTGACCGTCACTCTGTGCAAATGTGGGGAGTTTGTTCTTGGTGACACAGGAGTTAATAAAGCTGGACAGTCTCTGAATGTGAAGTCCCAGTTGCTGCCTTTGTAAACAATTAGGAGAGACAGACCATTTTAATGGGAGGCTTTGGCTACAACTGATAAGGTGCGCTCGCTCCGCTAACTCATTATTCCATTGTTTTCTgctttgatttcattttcatatttgcacatttctgacaACCTGACAGCTGCATCATTTTCTTTACACAAAGGAGTCTGCAATTAACACACAGGTATGACAACAGTGTGGTCACCTCATTTAACCCACAATTATCCTCCTCATTCCATTTCACTTTTATCAGGGTTTAAAACTGCAAACCAAATCCGGTGCTGTGCTGTGTTTGCCTAGCAGACAGTCAAAAGCCACACCTAGTTCTCCCTCACGGTGAAATACACATTGTGCTTTTCTAACAACTCTTAGATTGATGATTAGTCTCTGCTGCTGGCTTTTGCAGATCTGCTCCCTATGATTTTGACCAACGAGGGGGAGGATTACTCTGCCGTGGAGGGAAAGGGGGTCATGATGCACTGCAAGGTTTTCAGCTCTCCTCCTTCCATGATCTCTTGGTAAGCGTACATTTTCCTCCTGGCTCTGATACACCAGCAGAGAGCAGTAGATCTCAACCGGTCGATGCACACAGCCCCTTTCTTTGCAGCgtctttctgtgtctgttttcttcaaaacaaaccaaagtGGCCCTGTCACTCAATTCTAATGTTCCACTcagcaacttttttttatttcttcagtgCTCCCACAGTGTAGTGTGTATTCATTTGGgtttgtttatatttaatttgaCCTGTGGCAACCTttgatggatgtttttttttctgaatgttttccagGAGCAAAGACGACTCCTCTGAATCCGTGGAGGGACCCAGGTTTACCATTCATGACAACGGGTCACTAGAGATCTACAACGTAGAGAAAGGCGACAAGGGGCAGTACACATGTTTGGCCAAAAACATAGAGGGATCATCTGGCATCGACGCCATGCTGTATGTAAAAGGTGAACAGTTTTACCTGTTAGAAAAGTTTTCAGTCGCTCACAGTCCTTAAAATGTAACTAACACGGCCCTGGCTGTTGAAGATCCCACTAGAATAGTGGTGGCACCGGAGGACCGGCAGATCTTAATAGGTACCATGGCCCAGCTCTCATGCCTGGCAGAGTACGACAAGTCCTTCAGCAACGACTTTGAGCTCCTGTGGGAAAAAGACGATATGGAGATAACCCTCAACTACACCGAGAATTCAAGGTAGGAAAGAGaatttggtttatttatttatttgcttgtttacAGCATTGCAGCCCTAATCCCCGCTGGAAAGTCGTTTTCCTTTCCAGGTTTGTCAATCAATATTGTGTCTCCATGTTTCTGTCAACAGATACTTTGTGGAGGATGGTATTCTTCACATTGTCAACGTGAGCCACAGAGACCAGGGTGTGTACACATGTGTGGCAAAGACTCCAGTGGACCATGACACGGCCTCAGCTCTGATCATGGTGTTAGGTGAGTCAACATATGAGCGCTATTCGTGCTCCAGGCCAAAGGATCAGAGACCCCTGCTGCTACATTAATGTGTGGCACATTCATGAAGGGATCCAAATGTCAGGAAGCCAAAGCAGAGCAAGAAAAATGCAGACCATGACTTTATTAGTGCAGTGCAGTGTCTGACAGTCGCCCTTTTGAGATATTGTTGACATCTTCCATTCTAAGAGAAAGTGTGGCAGTCAATGCAGCGATGGAGCTCGTTCCACATCCTCTGAATCCTGGGTGATTTGATTGAACAGTTGTTCCCTTGGCCTTTTCTTGCTGCAGAGATTGATGTgtctgtgatttatttttttccaaagccATGCTGTTGTGATGATTTTCAGATGTCCCAGATGCACCTGAGAACTTGGTACTGTCTGAACACCAGAGCAAAAGTGTGAAACTGAAATGGATCCCTGGGGACGATCACAACAGCTCAACCACAGGTAAAACGGAATATCCATGTGAGCGGGTGTCggcacatacagtacatactaAATGAGTGCACACTGCAGTGAATGGCATTAGTATGTCTTACACATTCTGCATGCTAATAGATTTGTTTGATACCATCTTGTACAATCCAAACCTATTATTGATTCATCCAAGCATGAGTTATGATTAGTCTCCCTGGGGAATCTACAAGCCTAGAGCAGGGTTTGAGGAGTTTTCTGCACAGCTGGTGGTTAGATAAGCAATCCTTTGGCAAGAACCATAGCGGTGAGGGGTTGCTCTGATTGTCGTTATACCTGTCATCAGAGTTTATTATCGATTACGAGGAAAGCAAGTGGGAGCCAGGCAACTGGAAAGAGCTGCTCCGAGTACCAGGCAACCACAACTCGGCCGTCCTCAAGCTCCACGGCCACGTCGACTATCGCTTCCGTGTGTCTGCTGTGAACGATGTAGGAAAGGGTCCTCCCAGCCAACCAACGGAGAGATACAAAACTCCCCCGGCAGGTGTGTGAGGTCTTCTCCTTTCATTGTTTATTATACTTTTTGATAAGGTCCTCCAGGCTACTTGAGCTGCCAACACTGCTGCTCTGTGAACTTTAAAACACTCAGACGTGCTACATAATTGATTCCACCCTTGTTGAAAATCTGCTCTCTTGTGTGTCTATTTCACTGGAGGTTTCTTTTGCTAACAATGCAGACAAAATCCATATTCCTTCTTTTCTACAGCCCCTGACAAGAACCCTGAAAATATCAAAATCGAAGGTCATTTGCCAGATGAAATGGATATCAACTGGGAGGTAAGAAACAGAGTGGCGTCTTTGTTATCCTCTTGCTGCAGTGTCGCCTACCTTTACATAGTGAAGTATTTACTTCCACTCCAGTTTTTGGCAGTCAAAGAATTTCTCTAAGACAACAGGAACGAAGTTTTATCAATGTTTCATAGACAATTACCAATAGGAATTTAAGAAACAGAAATAACccacttctaatattttattctgCCGTTCAGATCTTTAGAAAACCCATTTTCTGGGATCATGAATGAGTTTCCATTGAAAATATTCCTTTTCTTTGATTAGAAAGAGGAAGGAAGGCTATGAAAAGGAAAATTTTCTTTTAGTGCTCACAGTAATATATTTGGCTGTATTGTAAAAAGATGAATCTCTCCTTCACTTATTATCTGGTTGCCCTGTCATGGTAACGTAGCTCCTGAATCCAGGATTCATGAGCTCTCCCACTGTTAATGATTTGCTTTTGTGGATAATGGTATCTCATTCTATTTCTCACGGTCTGACTTCTGTGAGGAAATGAATCTTTTCATCTGCAATGTCTTAGCAAGCCCTGTATCAAAGAAAAGCCTCACTAGACCAGGTCAATTGTTCCATTGTTTTTTAGATAGCGGGAAAAAAGCTGCAAGCGCTCCAAGCACAGTTCACTGGGCTAGCTTGTCATTTTAATCCCACGGTGGCAGTGACATTGAGCAGGGAAATACAAGAAACATCTTATGCAACTGTGAAAGTCTCAATGAAACCTTTCACACCATTGttctttttacttttgctttcttttcctttcattaTTCAGCCCCTGTTACCCATTGAGCACAATGGTCCCGGTCTAGAGTATAAGGTGAGTTACAGACGGCAGGATGTGGAGGAGGACTGGAAGGAGCACACAGTGAAGAGACACTCGTTTGCGGTCAGGAACACTCCCACCTTTGTGCCCTACGAAATCAAGATCCAAGCCAAGAACCATCAGGGCTGGGGCCCCGAACCCAGGATAGTGACCGGCTACTCAGGAGAGGACTGTGAGTAGTGGTATCTTAGTGACctgacatttgtttttatttaaggcAGCACATTTTGTATTAGTAATGTATCAAAtaaaatgaccacgaagaggTCATTTGTAGTGGCACAAAGTGCAAAGACATCTCGCCCACCTTTGAAGTTGCCTTAATATCTGTCCtttagcattttctttttttgatcagttttgcttttgtcacTGTAGAAACTCTACTAAATTTGCTGTAGACCATCTATCCAGTGTGAGCATTCTCAGCCTAATTGTGAAAACATACcatataaaacacacagaacaacttCATGTTCAGTTATGAAGCTTGATCTGGTATGTCTGCCCCCAAATCATTGTAATATTATCTAATGCAGCTTTACGTTTGAACATATAGATAAAAAACTGCTTGTAAGAGCGAAACAGACTCAttgtatgcatttatttttgttttttgccactGTTTTAATCAAAGGACATTGCAGATAGCTCTAGTGGACTGAGGTGATTAAACTGTGCAGTTCATTGACATAAACTTACACAGTTTCTGGGTGTTACAAAATGTAAGTTCTCAAACTTTCCTCTCGCCTTTTGCAGCCATTTGGAGCTCCCAGAGTGCAATTAGCAACTGTAGTGTTCAGACTTTATATTTGAAAGGGGAAGCTGTagtttaattaaattatttttaattaattcagTTTCTAATTCTGGTATTTTTAACTGCAGTATTGAAGTGAAGATATGTGTTTATACCCTTGCTGAAATGTTTTGGACTGCAGATTTGACTCTACAGAAATGCACTGTATCTCCTTTGTTTAGCTTTCTTCTGGACTTGTCCTCAGGAGGTCACCTCAGGTCATGATACTTACTCTTGTGTTCTCACCCAAATGTGGTGACAGGAAAGGCAGTGTTTGCCCTCTTTAGCTGAactattttaccattttaccTTAGTTTTTGTGACTATAGATAGAGTCCCTCCCTCATAGGTCCTGTAAATAGTTGACCACTAACTTGAATAgaatgtttttgtgcttttgccTCATTGTTTTTAGAGAAGGGTGCAACGAATAATCGACATCCATGACCACATTAGTTCTTGTGCACCTGCAAGTGTtattacataaaaacacagaccCATCTTCGCACTGAATGGGGACATACACTGTGGATGGACCAATTTCACTGCTGATCTCAGCACAGGAAAGCTGTAGGAACCTCGGATGAACCAAAAATAACAACCTCAGTCTTTATTCATAACATAATAAAGCTGCGTTTCGGAATTTGCAATGTTGTAGCGGCCGTTCACATAAATCACAAAGACACTTGTATTACAAAAGTACCAAACAAGCATCTTTATtatctttattgtcactttGCATATGTCTAATTTCAAGCTTTAAAACTGATACATAAATAAGAGCCACTGAGTCTTTGTGCAATCCATAGTCTAAATAGTCGATTATTCGTTTCAATACATTATTCAACTATCAAGATAATAGTTAGTTTGAAGCCCTATTTTCCCAAAAACTCACTGCTCTGTTTTTCCCTTAATTACCTTACTGTGGAATGTAATGTGTATTTGCCTTTGCAGTTCCCTCTGCTGCACCTGATGATGTAGCTGTGGAGGTGATGAACAGCTCAGTGGTCAAGGTTAGCTGGACACGAGTACACAAGGACAAGTTACATGGACATCTGGGAGGCTACAGGGTAATACCTCAAAAACAGACCTTTGCCTTTAGACACAGTTTAAAAGGAATGGTCCTGACCTTGCTCTAAACGTTTGCTTCTCTCACCCTGCTCCTCTCTGGGCCAGCTCAATGTTTTCTTGCTCCCaccaccagaaaaaaaacaacagcacaatAACTTATTAGCATTCTCCCACCATATCCATATGTATGATGTACGAGTTTGATGTCTTGAAGCCGCTGCTGAGGGTGCTCCTGTGTCTCTTTTTCATTATAGATAAACTGGTGGCGTCTGCGCAGTCTGGTGGACTCAAAGAAAGGCCACGGAGACAAACACACGCTGATGTTCCCCGGGGATCGCAGCCACGCCATGGTGCCTGGACTAACGCCCTTCTCTGAGTACAGCCTCATTGTCATGACCTTCAACGGGCGGGGCAACGGCCCAGGCAGCCATCCCGTCAACTTCAAAACCCCAGAGGGAGGTAGGATTGTGGAAAAACAGCATGGAGTGTATTGATTCACAACTACTGAAGAGAAAATCTAATAATAGCCAAGGAAACTGGGTTGCAGAATTCGACAGTTCACTGTGCGTATTACCTTCTTTGCACTTACAGTCCCGGAGAAAAATCCTGTTTTCAGGGTCACAGATGTACAGAGACACACTGTTTCTTTGGTCTGGGACCCGCCGATGGAACCTAATGGAATTCTCACTGGGTATCTTCTTGAGTACCAGCTCAGTACGTATCCTTGTGTGTTATCCTTACACGTAATCACTGCTGATATAATGGTGTACCCTCTGTATTGCTATGAGGGGatcatattttttctctttaacaGTGTTTACATCCCGCTGTTTCTTTTCAGCTTGCACTCactaaaaacaactgaaatagtgtgaagaaaaacacacagtctATATATTTCAATTAGGAAACAGTGAGTCCATGTGAGAGGCTCTTCTTCTACTGTATTGTAGTGATCCAGACAAGTATGTCCAGTACTTCAAGAGTGTCATGGGAAAGAAAGAAGGTGTGTTTTTGGCTCACTGGTGATTGTCTAACCCATGATCCTCagcaaggaaagaaaaaatcattGTGCTGCTCTAATAAGACCAGGGTCAGAGTGTGTGTATAGGAAACATGTCAGGGTGATGTCTGCCGGCCTGCATGTCACGATCAAGGCTCGGCTAGTGCTGACCAAGGCTGCTGTGTCACAGTCTGTTAAGGTCCGGTTATACTGACCCCATCCTGTCTGCAGGGGACATCTTCAGCATAGCTCACAGTCTCAGGGGATATCATCACTGAACACATCCCACGTGAGCACACACTTTGATGTCCTTAAATAAAAGTCTTAACGGAGCTAATGACTAACTTCCAACAACGTCTCAGTGCCGCATTTCTCGGCTAATTGAGTTTGATTTGGCGGCTGCACAAGAGGGCCAAGCGTCATACTGTATTTCAGGAGAGGACGTTTTCATTGTGCCACAGCAATAAAGCTGATGGACTCTTTgaagtgtgactttttttgaaGTCCCCTTGAAGGAAGTCATGTGCGAAATGTTGAGGATAATGCAGCCAGCTGTCAGCGTATCATCAGTGACACAAGTGGCATCTGAAGCTACAGCGCAGCTGTTTGAGGTCTACGCCCATCTCCACAGCAGCCTTTAATAGCTTCACATCTCGCAGGTTTCACAGGAAGTCCTGTTGTAACATGTTGTTTAACACACTGAGCGCGAAGGATTACCTGGGGTTTAAACAGCTAAACTAACCTTCTTTGAAATATCACTGTTTCTGTGTAAAACCCTGAAATAATTGGATCAAGCTGTCACCAAAGGAGATCAGTGGTTTTATCAGCacactaaaaataaacatataataTAAACATAACAGCAGATATGGGCATTATGATGTGTTTCCTCTACTAGTACACTTTGTAATGGTAATAATATTGCTCTACTAAACTCACACATACCAACAGAAGTTTCTGTCAGTATACTTTTCTGAATACTGAATGTAAAGGTTGAATATATCTTAAAGTTGCCCTCACTACTGAGTGGGTGGCACAGTCACACTGCCTTAAAGAGCTCTTAACCTGGGGCACGGTATGCAAGTACAGACTAAACAACAAGCCTGACTGCCTCTCAGGGAGCTTGACAAGACATAGATAAGTGTGACATAAAAGAAGATGAGGACTTGCTCGTAATCTATtctatcatttaaaaatattttcctaTTTCTTCATTGCAGGTTACTTTAAACACTTGTCGTAGAACACTTTGTTGCATGACATAGTAGCTGCATTTATTGAGTTTACCATAAAACTTAAGAGAATTTATAATGTATTCACTTTATTTGCAATTGTATGTTTATGCAGATTGATCTAGGCATATTTTGTGAACACTTCAGACCATTCTAGAGAAGTTTTCACTGCACTGAAATGAAATATGGGCACAAGTGGGAGTTAAAACCGACCTTGGCTTCAGttcattctgtttttctccCATTTGAGCTAAACTCACACTTGCTGTCGGGTCATACTCGGATTTCAATGTTGAAGAATTTTTATCTGTTTCACACTGCACAAGGCCAGTCGTATTAGACCCACTAGACTGGAGTATATTTGGAAATATTGTTGTCTGTAGTCAGCGGAAGAGCCAAAGTCTGCAGCCTTCAGCCAGTGCACTCCATAAGATCATGTGCGCCAGCTGTCAAGCCCGAGCGTCTCCAAAAAAGTGAGAAAGTAATTCCTCCACAGGGTAGAAACGTGACACTTGTGGCCTCTTCTCTGTACCAGCCTGGATTtcataatgcaccaaaattgagtgtttttgtccctagaaacaaaacaaaaccaaatatAACCCATCATAACTTCTGATATCAGTGGGTGGTGTCCAGGCAAAAAGAGAGGCAGACCAATACGTTCTTGTCATTGTCCCTGTTGCCTCCTACCAGAGAGACGTAGCACCTCTTTCACAGCAAAGGTCACCTCAACacctgctgtgtttgtttttattacaaagAACATAAATGCCACCTCCCTACCTACTGGGCTGCTTTacgtagtgaaaaatgagatcCCATCACAATGTAGACAGAGTGCAGATACCAAGAACACAAATAAACTCTCGCTGAAAACGTGGAGGGCATAATTAGCTTGTTTGTTAATtgcaaacaacattttaaagggttattaagaagaaaaaaacaaagcaattacAAGTTGTCTTTTCTAAAGCCCAAGAAGGGAATGTGCAGGCCAAAATAACAAGTGACATTTGCTTTCTTTGGCATAGCTGAAATGTCTTGTGGTTGTCAGTTGGAAGTATTTGAAAAGCTAATTGCTGGAGAATTCTCTGCCCTAAACAAGACGCATTCAAACATTTCAATGTGTGGTGAAGTACAGGAGTCATTCTGTCAATAATGGAATGCACTTAGGGTATCTGTACAAATACATAGCAGGTAGGCATACCAGCACGGTACTTGGTTTAACAAGTTTCAGGGGAAAGGaacattttggttttatttatggCCACATTTCTGGATTAACCTTGTACGAAGTTCAGTTAACATTGAgtactaattgattaattatcAAGTATAGAATTATCATTACTAAAAATTAGGATAGGCCAGAAAGAAGGGTATACTCCGACTACAAAATgctttcatatttttctacaaGTGCAAAAACCTAACATTAAAACTTACTTTTCATGTCATGTTGTATCATTGTATCAAAAAAGTAAAGCCACTGACTGCCACTCACACCAAAAATTTCTTCAGCTTTGTTGGACAATACACAGCATAAAGAAGCACAAAGACAAAGATAGACACTCATCACTcacaaaatcatgttttatgtATGGTTTTGTTGTCCTTTCTTTTGAAAAGCATGAATAAATAATTCCAGTTGAGCTAATGGCCGCTACCCTTttgagacaaagaaaaaatgaaaatatctgtGTACAGTAAAAAATAGAAGAGATGTACGCTGTAAAATATACCATTCACTTGCTCACATCTTTTTAACTGCAATACCACACTGGTTGGAGGACATCATATAAGTTTCCTATAGGTGATAATACAGAAACATGAGGAAAATTAATTGGCAATGTGTAAAAACGCTTTCTACTTGTAGTATATGTGCTCATTATGTGGAGCACCAAGTGAGATGTTCACCCTTGGTACATCTTTGTGTCCCAGTTGTTCAGTAAATTCCCCCACAGCTACTTTGAATGgtacaaacaacatttttacacTGTTCATGGACcaatttttttgcttgtttttttaatatcaaGTCAACGACACAGAGGAAGTGGGGCCCCTGCAAACAGTAGACATCAGCAACCCCGACACCACCAAGTGGATCCTGCGTGATCTGGAGCCTGTTAGCAAATACAAGTTCTACCTGCGTTCCTGCACCACAGTGGGCTGCGGGCCTGTTGTCAGCGAAGAGTGCACCACCACCCTAGAAACAAGTAAGTGATGGAGCGTCCAGAAAGCCAGTTGACGAGTCGTGTGT
Encoded proteins:
- the chl1b gene encoding neural cell adhesion molecule L1-like protein isoform X1, yielding MWLQRSPELAAVLAVVVSICAFHATTAIDIPLEVLGHVNIEQLPTITAQSPSSLIAFPFDESFPMTCEAKGNPEPEFRWTKNGQEFDPSLDPRLMKEENSGTFVIPNNGNLTEYQGTYRCFASNKLGTAISTEIEFIVPNVPKFPKETLDPVVVEEGQPFTLKCDPPNGIPPLQIYWMTINLQHIEQDERVSMGLNGDLYFSHAVEKDSRRDYCCFAAFPRIRTIVQKNAMSVIVKTRNGDSPESANAILERRPSLLMPSGGKSEKQLVKGEDLKLECIAEGYPTPQVEWVKVGHQLPVKATLESHGKLLIVPRVEQEDSGKYMCKAKNPLGEIFHYFTVTVEEPPEWMFEPESQLSMIGSDVLIKCSASGTPRPTTTWRVNGVPLQESPAANRKAFDDTIVLHHAKPSDSAVYQCEASNRHGTLLSNANIMIMNLLPMILTNEGEDYSAVEGKGVMMHCKVFSSPPSMISWSKDDSSESVEGPRFTIHDNGSLEIYNVEKGDKGQYTCLAKNIEGSSGIDAMLYVKDPTRIVVAPEDRQILIGTMAQLSCLAEYDKSFSNDFELLWEKDDMEITLNYTENSRYFVEDGILHIVNVSHRDQGVYTCVAKTPVDHDTASALIMVLDVPDAPENLVLSEHQSKSVKLKWIPGDDHNSSTTEFIIDYEESKWEPGNWKELLRVPGNHNSAVLKLHGHVDYRFRVSAVNDVGKGPPSQPTERYKTPPAAPDKNPENIKIEGHLPDEMDINWEPLLPIEHNGPGLEYKVSYRRQDVEEDWKEHTVKRHSFAVRNTPTFVPYEIKIQAKNHQGWGPEPRIVTGYSGEDFPSAAPDDVAVEVMNSSVVKVSWTRVHKDKLHGHLGGYRINWWRLRSLVDSKKGHGDKHTLMFPGDRSHAMVPGLTPFSEYSLIVMTFNGRGNGPGSHPVNFKTPEGVPEKNPVFRVTDVQRHTVSLVWDPPMEPNGILTGYLLEYQLINDTEEVGPLQTVDISNPDTTKWILRDLEPVSKYKFYLRSCTTVGCGPVVSEECTTTLETTSILASTVGLSKSAPPSPPSTRKSPVTKPTRSTIGLASIHGGISTQGWFIGLMCAIALLTLIVLIACFVNRNKGGKYSVKEKEDLHPDVESQGMNDDTFCEYSDNDEKPLKGSQHSLSREIKAGDSGDSLVDYGDEDAQFNEDGSFIGEYAGRKEKRASTEIKANVQTSA
- the chl1b gene encoding neural cell adhesion molecule L1-like protein isoform X2; its protein translation is MWLQRSPELAAVLAVVVSICAFHATTAIDIPLEVEQLPTITAQSPSSLIAFPFDESFPMTCEAKGNPEPEFRWTKNGQEFDPSLDPRLMKEENSGTFVIPNNGNLTEYQGTYRCFASNKLGTAISTEIEFIVPNVPKFPKETLDPVVVEEGQPFTLKCDPPNGIPPLQIYWMTINLQHIEQDERVSMGLNGDLYFSHAVEKDSRRDYCCFAAFPRIRTIVQKNAMSVIVKTRNGDSPESANAILERRPSLLMPSGGKSEKQLVKGEDLKLECIAEGYPTPQVEWVKVGHQLPVKATLESHGKLLIVPRVEQEDSGKYMCKAKNPLGEIFHYFTVTVEEPPEWMFEPESQLSMIGSDVLIKCSASGTPRPTTTWRVNGVPLQESPAANRKAFDDTIVLHHAKPSDSAVYQCEASNRHGTLLSNANIMIMNLLPMILTNEGEDYSAVEGKGVMMHCKVFSSPPSMISWSKDDSSESVEGPRFTIHDNGSLEIYNVEKGDKGQYTCLAKNIEGSSGIDAMLYVKDPTRIVVAPEDRQILIGTMAQLSCLAEYDKSFSNDFELLWEKDDMEITLNYTENSRYFVEDGILHIVNVSHRDQGVYTCVAKTPVDHDTASALIMVLDVPDAPENLVLSEHQSKSVKLKWIPGDDHNSSTTEFIIDYEESKWEPGNWKELLRVPGNHNSAVLKLHGHVDYRFRVSAVNDVGKGPPSQPTERYKTPPAAPDKNPENIKIEGHLPDEMDINWEPLLPIEHNGPGLEYKVSYRRQDVEEDWKEHTVKRHSFAVRNTPTFVPYEIKIQAKNHQGWGPEPRIVTGYSGEDFPSAAPDDVAVEVMNSSVVKVSWTRVHKDKLHGHLGGYRINWWRLRSLVDSKKGHGDKHTLMFPGDRSHAMVPGLTPFSEYSLIVMTFNGRGNGPGSHPVNFKTPEGVPEKNPVFRVTDVQRHTVSLVWDPPMEPNGILTGYLLEYQLINDTEEVGPLQTVDISNPDTTKWILRDLEPVSKYKFYLRSCTTVGCGPVVSEECTTTLETTSILASTVGLSKSAPPSPPSTRKSPVTKPTRSTIGLASIHGGISTQGWFIGLMCAIALLTLIVLIACFVNRNKGGKYSVKEKEDLHPDVESQGMNDDTFCEYSDNDEKPLKGSQHSLSREIKAGDSGDSLVDYGDEDAQFNEDGSFIGEYAGRKEKRASTEIKANVQTSA